TGTACTAAAACTTATAATTAATGCATTGGTCATACTAGCAATGGCTAATTGGTTCTCTGGTATAGAGGTCAATTCATTCCTTACAGCCATTTGGGTTGCCATTTTATTGAGTATTCTAAATGTTTTAATAAAACCCCTATTAATAATTATAACTATCCCTGTTACTATTCTTACCCTAGGCTTATTTTTGTTAGTTATAAACGCCATTATAGTAAAAATGGCTTCAGGTTTAGTAGATGGTTTTGTGGTAAGTGGATGGCTAAGT
This DNA window, taken from Luteibaculum oceani, encodes the following:
- a CDS encoding phage holin family protein, which codes for MRFVLKLIINALVILAMANWFSGIEVNSFLTAIWVAILLSILNVLIKPLLIIITIPVTILTLGLFLLVINAIIVKMASGLVDGFVVSGWLSAILFGIVMSLINSLLERPSQVEE